GCGCGACCGCGATGCATCTATCGCGACCGTGATCAATCTATTTTGCATCCAAGTTGACCCTGCAACTTATTACGACCGGGACACCATCTATCACGGTCGCAATAAATTCCAGATTCAGCAAAACTTCATTTTCTTGCATCCAAACGTACTTTAAGCTCAAATATCATCAAAGTAAGAAATCGCCAAAACACTAACCCAAAGACCTTTGGAGCTATATTTATCATTTTAGCTCAATAAATAACAAAAAGTCTTCACATTTCTTTGAATAAACACAAATAAAGAACCGATATCAcgataataaatatgtataatttgagcgatatcaaatcccccacacttgaaccttgcttgtcctcaagcaagtctatcttcaaataaAATCAACTAATGTAGGAATAAACAAACTTGGACAAGTCTTCAAGAAGTAAGAAATTAAGACATACCGATATCAATATTTAGCAGAAATAATTCCGTACCGCGTAGTCTTCAGCATAACAAACACAAGGATCAAGTCTTCAACAAACCATCAAATTAACCACAATTCAATCCTAAATCTACCCATCACAACAATTCCCCCGGTCAAAGTCAACTCATTCGCAAAGGTCATCAAAAACATCAATCATCAAATACAAAATATCATAAACTCAAGCTTTTGacctccttgactttgaccaattacGTAGGATTAATGGGATAGCCATCTACTTACCAATATCAACTCAAAATCATCAACAAAATATATATCATAAGCTCCAATCACCATGAAATCATAATGTAAAATCCCAAGAATGAACAAGAGTCATAAATATCATAAAAATTGCCGTTCACTAAGGAATCTATCGTGCATAAGGTATACGCCTTCAAAAATATGTTCCTTTCATCAACCCCGGTATGGCTATCCCTCTTTCACATCTATGCCCCCCAAAACACCAATTAATTCATTAATTCCATATATACCGTCAATTCTAAAATTTTGGTTAAGGTGGGTGCACCAAAGCGTAGGGGACTGGTTATCCcaatctttatggtcaatccgggCACAGGATGatcggcactcatcaagctttctatcacaactctatggtttctctcatagtaaggtgaaagcattgatggaggttcgtggaattagtgcCCCACGTGGCTAATAAAGAGGTCCATCAATTCCAAAATTTGGCTTAAAAGCTGGTGTGCATACAAGCCTTTCCTATTATGGGACAGTCGCACGGGTAGTTGCACTTATGCGACCTACCTTGGGTTTAAATTTTTGGTGGGTCTATTGAacgaaacctgaaagactttactttcaagcaatggtctcTTGAAGCAAACTTAACTcgtaagactttacttacaagttcggaagactttacttcctaagaataacatgggaggactcgattctcctgaaagtgtttaaacacttttaatttatttaaggtccttggaccccatTTCCTacgcatctagcttttatgctagttttaagaaaatgtagaAAGCAGATATTACATTCCCGTATTTTAAAACTTACCATGGCTTTTAGCCACGGAGTGCGTTGTCTAAGCAaacgctagcacgaagccattgctcttacataaaaagatagcacggttgaagctcaaggctcctctgcccacagtacgatacatcagtgtaatacatcgtgaaatgaagtattaaccaatgtcagtatgaaatgatgtagattagtaagtctcctacaccaagtaagatgGGCATTCGGAAGAATTGACTTCCTTTATGAatggacttgaatcatcctacaatttggattttaaaatcctggaagactttgcttccttattttgtttttttttccaACAAAAACTTAATCAAAAAGTCCATAAAATTTTTAAATTGGCCAAAAATGTCCACGAGGATTTAtctctccccccccccccccacacacacacacacttaagatcatgtaatgccctaatttacatgaaatcagataatcaaagataaattcgagaggacaatagtgaaaaaggaaaagaaaaataaaaacccAAAATTTAAGATCCGAAGATCATGGAgagacggtgcacgatggcgctgaactcactaccagcataagaacatcggcatccactaGAACATCAACCACACAATTATCATCAAATGCAATAAATTGCTGAaagtaatgccagtctttgaaatttAACAGCATGCGAAATATCATAACCTGCAAATAATAAAAACCACGCATGCAAGGATGGGGTGGTACCACCGCGGTACCGAAACACCCTATCAAAATAACCAAGTACATAGTTTAAAAATATCAAAAACAGTTATCCAAAATAGAAACAGACAGAAATTAAAAATTGTCTTAACAACCACACATGCGCACATACGCGCCCTCGCCATTAACATAAAAGCTTCTCAAAAGAACCCCCAAAAGGACCCACTTGGCCCGGGGTTTTGCTGATCCTGGTGTTGCTGCTGAGACTGTTGGTGCTGTTATTGTATTGCAAGCTGGTGGACGGCTTGAGCCTGAGCAAGAGCAGAATCATAGCTGTAAGAAGGGCGAGGTAAGCCTGAGCCCCCCAATCAGTCCAGCCGGGAGCAATTGGTTGAATGAAGTTCTGCGGGTTACGGCAGTAAAGATCAAAGGAATGTTGATTCCACTGCGTATTAGCATGAATACCCGCTTGGTTATACCAAGTCTGCTCAAAACCCTGATCAACATGCTGATGAAGTAATCGGTTATGCTCATTATAATACTCCCGATCAACCCTACTACGATCATCAACATACTCTCGCATACCCATAAACTGCTCCTCAGTATGCAATCTCATACCACTAAACTGTTTGTAATAAAATCACAAGTCAAACCATCACCCCTCGAACTACCAACCTCAGTCATCTCTACATCAGCAGCCGGAGGCACATCCTCCACCTCATCTAGATCTGTCAAATCAGCTTCAGACTGAGCATGTATACCTGTATACTTACaaatctttttcttctttctcaccAAAACATTACAACCTTCATAAACCTGGGCACCAAGAGCTCTTTACCCTCATTCTCAATCGTAACCGGCTGAATACGCCTAACATGCAGAGGCGTTAACGGAAGACCAAggaactcagcaattaaagtaacataaATACCACCACTTAACGGACTGTTGGGCTTCAGATTATGACCCTGCCCGCAAAGAGACTTAGCGACCCCATAAGGAATGTTAACCACTTCCTCATCCTAAAAATGACTAAGATAAAACAAATCAACAATGCTGATTTTCTCTATATTTTGCCATCTTTGATTAATGGTATTTGCAATAAACCGCTGGATGATACGAAGACCATTATCTTTTATCAATGTGTAGGAGCTGCTACTCGGTTTGTAACTGTGCTTATGAGTCATGTTGTACCAAGCTACCTCATGCTGAAATGAATTAGTGAATTGCTTACACCTAGTAAGATAATAACCCAAAGTATCCACATCCAACTCGGCATCTTCATAAATCGTAAGTGCATTAGCCATGTCCAAAATAGCCATGGCGCGCATTTGACCACCTAACTAAAAACTTAATAACACATCATCATAACGTATGGCAGTTGGGACAAACTTAGCAGTTGAGAAGAATTCCAATCACCACACTTTGTAGATCGAACGATCAAGGTGAAAGATCTCATACCAATCACTAAAACCAATACGTTCCCCAGGACCTATCATATACCGTTGAACCAATATTTCGCGTACCTCCTCTGCTAAACCAACCTCCTCAAGAGGTTCCCAATCAGGATAACGCGTAGATATAAACTTATGGTCCTCTATTTCAATTAACACATCCATCCATTCTGTATAATTTTCATTAGTACGCTCCCAAACCAAGTAAGGATGTAAATCGTTAGGGAGGTTATGAGCCCTTGGGTGAACGGGTGCCATTGGCACATTTTGTGAAGCACTAGGTCTTTTCGTTCCCTACAAAAACAACCACAAACACAAGAAACAAAATGGAAGAAAGAAAATGTTAGCGTTAGTTTAAAACCAAATAATATCTCATCTTCCACAATTTCTTGCATGTTTAACAAGTAACCTCCATATTCAAAAACTCAATTAACAAAAACCTACATTATCATGTAAACGCATAAAAATCACCTCACATAATGCCAATATCATCTTTCATGCAATAATAGATAATATCAATTTAATGAATAACACATGAATTAGGCATATTCCAATCGCACAATTCAATCTCAAATCAAAGGTCAAactaagtcaaacttagtcaactagTTCAAAATAACCAAAATTGAcatgaaccctaatttttaaaaTCAAGTAATCACATGATTCATGACAATTAATAACCAACAAACTTGATAACTAGCATAACTAACACCAATTCATAACAATTAATGAACAAAATCAAAATAAAGGCCAAACTTCCACATAATCAAGAACCCTAGAATCAAAACTAGCAAATTAAGATCAAATAGCATATGAAACTAGATTCTAGCATGTTATACAATCATAATCCAAATCAAATTTGGCCAAAAACAAACAATCAACACCCCCACACTTGATTTCAACGAAACCCATATGAACAACCAATTAGAAATCAAAATTAAAAGAAATTACAAATAGAAGGGATGTTAAAATCATTACCTTTGTCTTAGGAGGCATGATTAATGACGGATTTGATGTTGAATTGAAGTGAAAATCAAATAGGGTTTAGTGTGGGAGCTCAACAAATTTGGCGGGTGTATGCGTGTGTTTGTTTTCTGAAACCAAAATagcaattaaaagaaaaaaaaagattttgagctGGGCCCGAATCGCGGTCGCGATGGGTGGTATCGCGGTCGCGATAAGCACATACATGTTACCAGTTTTTTCTGATTCCTGGATCGCGATCGCGATGAGCTTTATCCCGGTCGCGATGAACCTCGTATCTAATGGACAAAATTTCTGTCACCTAATCGCGGTCGCGATGGGATGTGTCCCGGTCGTGATACACCTCCAGCTTTTTTTTTCAAAGTTTTATACTTTTTATAGTTTTTCTGTTTTAAGagtgtatataaaaataaaaataaaaataagaaataaaaacaaacttacatatgaACAAAAGGTACATATGTGAAAATTTATTATAGAGTCTATCACACGACTCGTACCCACGTTAGTTAACTCTTCGGGTCAAGGGTGATGTCATCATACTTATCGACAAcaactccatcaaaatagagtttaagacgatgaccattcaccttaaacgtATTGTCGTTCCCTACTAACTCAACATACCCTGTTGGAAATGCTCTCTTTACTTCATAAGGTCCCGTCCAACGGGACTTCAACTTTTCTGGGGAAAACTTAAACCGCGAATTTAAAACAAGAACCTTATCCCCCGGAGCAAACTCCTCTTTATCCCTTAAACGGGCATCATGCCATCGTTTAGTCTTTTCTTTATATAAAACGGAGCTCTCATATGCATCTAACCTTAATTCATCCAACTCATTTAATTGCAACATCTTACTTTCACCTGCTTTTTCTAAATTCATATTACAATTTTTCAACGCCCAATATACTCCATGTTCTAATTCCACTggaagatggcacgcttttccATTGATAAGTCGAAATGGAGTGGATCCTATAGGAGATTTGAACGCAGTTCGGAaggcccacaacgcgtcatctaatttGCATGGCCAAATTTTCGAATTATCATTAACTGTTTTTTCGAGAATACGTTTTAGAGCACGATTAGTATTCTCCACTTACCCGCTCGTTTGCAGGAGATAAGTGGTGGAGAATCTATGAGTAACACCATACTTTTTTAACGCCTTTTCAAGGAGGTTGTTAGCAAAATGGGTGCCACGATCAGAAATGAGCGCccttgggattccaaagcgcgcaAAGAGACTTTTTAAGAAGTTCACCACGACCTGTGCATCATTAGTTGGTAGAGCTTTGGCCTCCGCCCACTTAGACACATAATCGACGGCTACTAAGATATATTTTCAGTTATGAGAACTCGGGAAaggacccataaattcaattccACATACATCAAAGACTTCACACACTTGGAtaccggtttgaggcatctcatcacgtTTTATAATTGTGCCCGTTCTTTGGCATGCATCACAAGTGTGTACAAACGCATGAGCATCCTTAAAGATGGAGGGCCAATTAAAACCCGAATCAAAAACTTTCCTAGCGGTATGGTTTGGTCTGTGGTGATCACCGGTGGGACCTTGATGACAATGCTCAAGGATTTGCTGAGCTTCCTTACCATACACATACTGGTGAATCACTTGATCTGCACAAACCCGAAAGAGATGGGGGTGATCCCAAAAGTAATATTTCAAATTCGCGAATAATTTCTTCTTTCGCTGATAAGAAAATCCTTTCATAAGAACACCTGAGGCTAAATAGTTTGTGTAATCAGCAAACCAAGGAATTTCCGAGTCATTATCGACCCGCATTAAGaattcatcaggaaatgtgtctTTAATATCTGACTCATTTATCTTTTCCAAATTAGGATTCTCAAGTCGAGATAAATGGTTAGCAGCTAGATTCTCGGCCCCCTTTTTATCACGAATCTCAATATTAAATTCTTGCAACAGAAGAACCCAACGAATGAGACGTTGCTTGGCATCTTGTTTAGCAAAAAGATACTTAAGGGCCGAGTGGTCAGTATAGACTATGGtattggacaacaccaaatagggACGAAATTTATCAAATGCGAAGACAATCGCGAAGAGCTCTTTCTCAGTTGTGGTATAGTTAATCTGAGCTCTCGTTAGTGTCCTACTCGCATAGTAAATTAGACAAAAATGATTATCATGGCGTTGCCCTAAGATGGCTCCCAACGCATAATCGCTTACATCACACATAAGCTCAAAAGGTAAGCTGAAATCCGGTGATACAATTATAGGAGCTTGTGTAAGCTTGGTTTTCAAAATGGAGAAGACTTTATTGCAATCATCATTCAAATGAAAAGGGGtgtccttctcaagaagtttggTCATGGGGCGAGCGATTTTCAAAAAGTCTTTTATTAAACGCCTATAGTAACCCGCATGACCAAGGAAACTACGAATGGCCTTGACATTTGATGGTTCAGGTAATTTAGATATGACCTCTAATTTGGCTTGGTCTACCTCAATCCCTGCACGAGATATTTTATGGcctagaacgatgccttcttttaccatgaagttgcatttttcccaatttaagacCAAATTGGCCTTCTCACATCGAATTAGCATACGTTCAAGATTGAAAAGGCATGCATCAAAGGAGTTCTCAAAGATGGAGAAgtcatccataaagacttccatacactcctcgatcatgtcatgaaaaatcgccatcatgcacctttgaaaagttccaggtgcattgcataacccaaaaggCATGCGGCCATAAGCGAAAGCACCAAACGGATAAGTAAAAGTTGTCTTGCCCTGATCTTGGGGGTCAATGGGAATCTGGAAATACTCAGAGAATCCATCTAGGAAGCAGTATAACTCCTTTCCCGCTAGTCATTCTGATCAATAAATGGCAGCGAAAAGTGATCCTTCCTAGTGGCATCGTTTAAACGATGATAGTCTATACAAACTCTCCAACCCGTAACCGTGCGCGTAAGAACAAGTTCATTCTTTTCGTTAAGCACAATGGTTGTACCCCCTTTTTAGGCACGACTTGGACAGGGCTCACCCATGGgctgtcagagatcgggtaaattAACCCAGCGTCAAGtaacttgactacctcctttttaacaacatctttcatattTGGGTTCATCTTCCTTTGCCTTTAGACAACGGGTTTGTACTCGTCCTCTAAGAGGATTTTATGAGTGCAAAAGGAGGGGTTAATACCCGAAATATCAGTTATTTTCCAGGCTATCACCTTCTTGTACGCCTTTAGAAGATTAATTAAATTACCCTTTTGATCACTAGTAAGGGTAGAAGAAATGATTACtggtaattgtgacgtaccttgaagataagcatacTCTAAATGCTCAGGGAGTTTCTTAAGTTCAAGtatgggtggttcttccaaggaggtTTTGATTCAGAACTTATCCTCCTCCTTGATTTCCTCAACTGGTTCCTCCTCTGTGTGATCTTCTTCATCACTTGATTCATCATTTGCATCCGCTTTCATCAAGTATTCAATTTCAGCATCTAAATTAAAGTCATTACTTCCACCCGTGGGGACAAAACCTATGGTATCAATCTCCACAATTCCTGCAAGTCATGCTCAACACACAAATCAATATAACATCAAGTTGAAAACAAGTATCATCATCAGTGGATTTGGGTTATTTCATGGCCTTGTCTACATTACAAATCACCCTTTCGTCGCCTACACCTATGATAATGTGGTTATGTTGGACATGAATAATAGCATCAGCGGTGTTTAGGAAAGGACGACCTAGAATGATTGGTACCTTAGTGTCCTCTTTCATTTCAAGCACTACAAAGTCAGCTGGAAACACTAATGATTCCTTGTTTGGACAAGGGTGGCAAAATCTTACAATCAAGTCTTCGACAATATCTATGGGCGTGTCAAAAGAATGGTTGGTCAAACGGATTcccattctagttggtttcaagtctcctaggccaagtttcaaatacaatgaatagggcattaaattaacACTTGCCCCTAATTTGGCttgtgcatcgtacactaccgagtcACGTAGTAAACAAGGAATGATAAAACTACCTggatctcctaattttggaggtagctTTTTCTTTTGTAAAATAGCCGAACACGCCTCGTTGAGGAATGTGGCCGAAACCTCTTGGTACTTACCTTTCGAAGAAATCAGGTCCTTTAGGTACTTCCCGTAGTTAGGCATTCCTCTAATCACTTCCGCCAATGGCATATTAATGCTAATCTGATTAATCATATCCAAGAACTTCTTGTACTGGTTTTCCAGCTTATCCCTCTTTAGAGCTTTAGGatatggaataggtgctttgtacaccttcaatggtggtttagctatgatctccggtggatcatctttctttTTCTCCTgagcttttagttcatcatctttAGAGTTTTCATCCTTGAACTCCTCTTCATTTGGTACCTGCAAAACAGTAGGAGAAACAATTGCTGGAGACTTCGGTGTCTCCTCATTAATGaccaaaccacttcgggtggtaatggCATTCACTTTCTCATTTCTAACCGGTCCTTTATTGTTCGGATTGGACTGCGTGTTAGACGGGAGAGTACCCAATGGTCTCTCCGACAAAAACTGAGCAATACGACCCAAATCACGTTCCAGATTCTAAATTGATGTTTGTTGACTCCTAACTTGCTGCTTTGTCTACTCACCATCCTTTCTCAAAGCAGTAATGCTCTCATCAGTTTTCATGATAAATCCCCTCAATAATTCTTCCAACGGAGGAATCTTATTTTCTAGTTACTGTACTGGTTGTATCGGTTGCTGAAAATTTAGAGGCGGGGCTTGCTAATTTTTGTTGTTAAACCCAGGCggcctgtacggatataccttctgattaccttgataaacctgattaccactctgataattgttaccacccGAATTACCCGCTTGGTTAAAAAACTGTCTCCCACCCGAAAATTCACTAAGAGCAAAATCACTCTTTttaacataacccagataattagcaTGTTCCTCCATTGACGCTTGATCATAATCTTTCGTCAGATGCGGTCCCTGAcataactcacaaccaacctttatAGCATGCATTTCTTTAGTCATAGACTCCATATGTCTCTTAAAAGTCTCAAGTTGAGCTTTTACTAAAGCAAGctcgtcactagtttcggtactagcaacatGAGAAGATCGAGAGACATCCATTTCTTGATGCCAATCAATTGAATGCGTAGCAGTTTCGGAGATGATTTCATAAGcttcatccggagtctttttcatcaaagaaccacctgcagcaatatcaattTCTTTCCTAGTCGGCACATTAACACCCTTGTATAAAATCTGGACattattgaagttgttcaacccgtattgaggacaattacgtaacattttACTAAAATGTGTCCATGCATCATAAAGTGTTTCATGTGGCTTCTGAATGAAGTGATTAATGTCACTTTGCAATTTAGCAGCCTTAGAAGCTGGAAAGAAATGCTGTAAAAACTTATCTTCCATCGTAGTCCCACTATCAATCTCACCTTCGGGCAATGATTCTAACTaatccttggcgtcatctttcaaagaccaatgaaaaaccctcaaatagataattGTATCCACGACATTCGCAATCTTGAACAAGTTACAAATACTTTTGAAACTACGAAGATGCTtaaatgcatcctctttcggtgtacccttGAATTGACAttggtgagttatcatattaagaatctgtcctTTGACCTCAAAATCTGTAGTGACTGGTGGTTGCATAATAGCATGTCCGTTACCAACCCTTGTGACTTTCATCATTGCTTCCATAGTCTGACCTGCTGCTCCTTCAGACATattaacttcttccttaatatactctAAATCCgaaatataaaaaggtaactcagcgaaaCCTTCAGCGATTTCCggttcttctttagctttgctgcgtgtataGTAAACTCTAGACAGTTCCAGAGTTATTGGTACCTAACCTgtaatcacaccacaacaaaaccacGCGTAAaaccaaaataaaaataaatgacagaaaaataacttttgcaagaattgcttctcacaaaaggatcgaataatcaaaagcaAACTTAAAATACCAAATTAGAACCGCtcaccggcagcggcgccaaaaagttgatatgtgaaatcgtaccttaaaataactagctaaaaacttaacaattatcacacacatacaggcaactataacccgatcatgcagtaatctataagtaattgaccagttcgttccacagagagtagTTTAATGAAGATcttaacactaataattatcctagaATTCAGTTTAAAAATTTTGGTTTGTATTTCAATTCACGTAATCAACGCGAAGTAAAACGAAATGAATTAACAATAAAGATAAAACAGTGTTCACTTGAATGATTCACTACTCGTATGGATTGTCCTTGCAATTATTACCGTTTATTATGTTTTGAATATAGTTGTATGACTTTTCACAAAGTACTAATCAATCAAAGTTGGTAAACTCACATAAACTCACTTCAAtagattaaactatatttgatagaaactaatgagacttgatttggaATAAATTCACATAAAGTCCTAATATCACAATCACTTGTAACAATTTCACTATCATGCATTTCACTAGtctttcaattaccaattaaatcaATGACATAATCACTTGAAATCACCTCTTTATTTGTCttgatcacctaagtgttgaagcatagattgcatctcaaatctaactcacattaaatgattaacaacctatgtaattgaattaagaacTAAGAACATGCACAAGAATGGATCTTTAACCAAACACAATCAATTTCAATCATCAAAACATTAAATCATTAAGATAGGACAATCCAATACTTGtagtttcacattcaagcaaacactaaactgatttagcctagcatattaaaaTAACAAAGAACAATCAAACAATGAAAAGCAATAGTATTCATGATTACAAGATAAACTGATGATAAAAACGAGTACCAATTGTAATGATTAATTGAAGAGAAGTAAAGAAATAGCAAGTCTTCAATGG
This genomic window from Rutidosis leptorrhynchoides isolate AG116_Rl617_1_P2 chromosome 2, CSIRO_AGI_Rlap_v1, whole genome shotgun sequence contains:
- the LOC139888713 gene encoding uncharacterized protein — its product is MEDKFLQHFFPASKAAKLQSDINHFIQKPHETLYDAWTHFSKMLRNCPQYGLNNFNNVQILYKGVNVPTRKEIDIAAGGSLMKKTPDEAYEIISETATHSIDWHQEMDVSRSSHVASTETSDELALVKAQLETFKRHMESMTKEMHAIKVGCELCQGPHLTKDYDQASMEEHANYLGYVKKSDFALSEFSGGRQFFNQAGNSGGNNYQSATDTTSTFLSERPLGTLPSNTQSNPNNKGPVRNEKVNAITTRSGLVINEETPKSPAIVSPTVLQVYKAPIPYPKALKRDKLENQYKKFLDMINQISINMPLAEVIRGMPNYGKYLKDLISSKGKYQEVSATFLNEACSAILQKKKLPPKLGDPGIVEIDTIGFVPTGGSNDFNLDAEIEYLMKADANDESSDEEDHTEEEPVEEIKEEDKF